A genomic region of Oryza glaberrima chromosome 1, OglaRS2, whole genome shotgun sequence contains the following coding sequences:
- the LOC127760017 gene encoding structural maintenance of chromosomes protein 2-1-like → MHIKEICLEGFKSYAGRTVVSGFDPLFNAITGLNGSGKSNILDSICFVLGITDLRQVRAASLQELVYKQGQAGVTKATVSIVFDNSDRSRSPLGYEDSPEITVTRQIVVGGRNKYLINGHLAQPSRVQTLFHSVQLNVNNPHFLIMQGRITKVLNMKPPEILSMLEEAAGTRMYEMKKEAALKTLEKKQNKVDEINKLLDEEILPALEKLRKERCQYMKWANGNADLDRLKRFCIAYEFVQAERVRDGALNDVKQIRAKIVELDESTEKLKSEIQEMDKNISNLAAEKEAKLGGEMKTLSEKVDKLSHALIKETSVMNNQEETIKSEEKGAEKILKNIEDIKRSISERDTAVKNAEDGAADMKKRADDLTKELDESEKEYQGVLAGKSNANEKKCLEDQLRDAKAAVGEAESGLKQLTTKISHSEKELKDKKAQLVSKRDEATAAENELKAREKDLETVKASMQSVNYEEGQMEALQKDRSIELDAVQKLKDKIRALSGELANVHFNYRDPVKNFDRSKVKGVVARLIKIKDSSTATALEVAAGGRLYNVVVDTETTGKQLLQNGDLKRRVTIIPLNKIQTGTIPERVRQAARRLVGAENVTLALELVGYVEEVKNAMTYVFGSTFVCRNMESAKEVAFNREVGSTSVTLEGDIFQPSGLLTGGSRRGGGDLIRQLHELAKAEADLANHEKRLSVIEQKIAVLLPLQKKFTELKSQFELKSYDLSLFQNRVEQNEHHKLGELVKKLEQELQESKQELKAKQAQYEKSVSTVSELEKTIKTYGSEREGRLKALERKIKSLKSELQSMSKQLKAHESERERLIMEKDAVANELAMLEEQLTTSKAQIAAMTETLNRHQTKVASIKQDYDQAESELNIGRSKLKECDSQINSMAKEQQKLQQQLSDSNVERKKMENEVKRMEIEQKDCSSKVDKLVEKYSWIATEKQLFGKSGTDYDFVSCEPHKAREELENLQAQQSSLEKRVNKKVMAMFEKAEDEYNDLMSKKNIIENDKSKIKTVIEELDEKKKETLKVTWLKVNKDFGSIFSTLLPGTMAKLDPPEGGTFLDGLEVRVAFGTVWKQSLSELSGGQRSLLALSLILALLLFKPAPLYILDEVDAALDLSHTQNIGRMIKAHFPHSQFIVVSLKEGMFNNANVIFRTKFVDGVSTVTRTVPSKQR, encoded by the exons atgcACATCAAGGAGATATGCCTGGAGGGGTTCAAGTCGTACGCCGGGCGGACGGTGGTGTCGGGGTTCGACCCGCTGTTCAACGCCATCACCGGGCTCAACGGCTCCGGCAAGTCCAACATCCTCGACTCCATCTGCTTCGTGCTCGGCATCACCGACCTCCGCCAGGTGCGCGCCGCCTCGCTCCAGGAGCTCGTCTACAAGCAGGGCCAGGCCGGCGTCACCAAGGCCACCGTCTCCATCGTCTTCGACAACTCCGACCGCTCCCGCTCGCCGCTCGGCTATGAGGATTCACCCGAGATTACCGTCACGCGCCAG ATTGTAGTTGGTGGGCGAAACAAGTATCTTATCAATGGCCATCTTGCACAACCTTCCCGAGTGCAGACTCTTTTCCATTCTGTGCAGCTAAATGTGAACAATCCCCATTTTCTAATTATGCAAGGACGCATAACAAAAGTGCTGAACATGAAGCCTCCAGAAATTCTCTCCATGTTGGAAGAGGCAGCAGGTACAAGGATGTATGAAATGAAGAAGGAAGCTGCTCTGAAAACACTCGAGAAGAAGCAGAATAAAGTGGATGAGATTAATAAACTCCTTGATGAAGAAATCCTTCCTGCATTAGAGAAGCTTAGGAAAGAGCGGTGTCAGTACATGAAATGGGCCAATGGCAATGCTGACTTAGATCGGCTCAAAAGATTCTGCATCGCTTATGAGTTTGTTCAAGCTGAGCGAGTGAGAGATGGTGCACTCAATGATGTCAAACAAATCAGGGCAAAGATTGTTGAGCTGGATGAAAGCACAGAGAAGCTAAAATCAGAGATACAGGAAATGGATAAGAACATATCTAACTTGGCTGCTGAAAAAGAAGCTAAACTAGGTGGTGAGATGAAAACTTTGTCAGAGAAAGTGGATAAGCTCTCACATGCACTTATCAAGGAAACTTCTGTGATGAATAATCAAGAGGAAACAATAAAGTCAGAGGAAAAGGGTGCTGAAAAG ATTCTCAAGAACATTGAAGACATCAAAAGATCTATAAGTGAGCGGGACACAGCTGTAAAAAATGCAGAGGATGGTGCAGCTGACATGAAAAAGAGAGCAGATGATCTGACAAAAGAGTTGGATGAGAGTGAGAAAGAATACCAG GGTGTACTAGCAGGAAAAAGCAATGCAAATGAAAAGAAATGCCTAGAAGATCAACTAAGAGATGCAAAAGCTGCTGTCGGAGAGGCAGAATCTGGACTAAAGCAGCTGACGACAAAAATAAGCCATTCTGAGAAGGAGCTAAAAGATAAGAAAGCCCAGTTGGTATCTAAGCGTGATGAAGCTACTGCGGCTGAGAATGAGCTGAAAGCTAGGGAAAAGGACTTGGAAACTGTCAAGGCATCCATGCAATCTGTAAATTATGAAGAGGGACAGATGGAAGCTTTGCAAAAG GATCGATCTATTGAGTTAGACGCCGTCCAGAAACTGAAGGACAAAATTCGTGCTCTCTCTGGTGAACTAGCAAATGTTCACTTCAATTATCGAGACCCTGTTAAGAATTTTGACAGATCAAAAGTGAAAGGAGTAGTTGCACGGCTTATCAAAATAAAGGATAGCTCAACTGCAACAGCGCTGGAG GTTGCTGCTGGTGGAAGGCTATACAATGTGGTTGTTGATACTGAAACCACTGGAAAGCAACTCCTACAAAATGGAGATCTCAAAAGAAGGGTAACCATCATACCATTGAATAAGATCCAGACAGGTACCATACCTGAGAGAGTTCGGCAGGCAGCTCGTAGACTG GTTGGAGCTGAAAATGTAACATTGGCTCTAGAACTGGTTGGCTATGTTGAAGAAGTAAAG AATGCTATGACTTATGTCTTTGGTTCAACATTTGTGTGTCGAAATATGGAATCCGCGAAAGAG GTTGCATTTAACAGAGAAGTTGGCAGTACAAGTGTGACCCTTGAAGGTGACATTTTTCAGCCCAGTGGCCTTTTGACTGGAGGTAGTCGCAG AGGTGGTGGGGACTTGATAAGGCAACTACATGAATTAGCTAAAGCTGAGGCTGATCTTGCCAATCATGAGAAAAGACTTTCTGTTATTGAACAAAAG ATTGCGGTGCTTTTGCCTCTGCAGAAGAAGTTCACAGAGTTGAAATCACAGTTTGAACTCAAATCATATGACCTGTCATTATTTCAGAACCGTGTTGAGCAAAATGAACATCACAAG CTAGGTGAACTTGTAAAGAAACTTGAACAAGAGCTTCAGGAATCAAAGCAAGAGCTAAAAGCAAAGCAAGCGCAGTACGAAAAATCTGTCTCTACTGTTTCTGAGCTAGAAAAGACCATCAAGACTTATGGCAGTGAGCGTGAAGGTAGACTCAAAGCTCtggaaagaaaaatcaaatcatTAAAATCGGAGTTGCAGTCCATGTCGAAGCAACTAAAG GCCCATGAAAGTGAGAGGGAGAGGCTTATTATGGAGAAAGATGCTGTTGCCAATGAGCTTGCCATGCTTGAAGAGCAACTGACAACTTCAAAAGCTCAAATTGCCGCTATGACTGAAACTTTGAATAGGCATCAGACCAAG GTTGCTTCCATAAAGCAAGACTATGATCAAGCTGAATCTGAGCTCAACATTGGGCGTTCTAAACTGAAGGAATGTGACTCACAGATAAATAGCATGGCCAAGGAGCAGCAAAAACTGCAGCAGCAACTAAGTGATTCAAATGTTGAAAGGAAGAAAATGGAAAACGAG GTTAAGAGGATGGAGATTGAGCAGAAGGATTGCTCTTCAAAGGTTGATAAGTTAGTAGAGAAGTACAGTTGGATTGCAACTGAAAAACAGTTGTTTGGAAAAAGTGGCACTGATTATGACTTTGTATCATGTGAACCTCATAAAGCACGAGAAGAACTTGAAAATCTCCAAGCTCAACAATCCAG TCTTGAGAAGAGGGTCAATAAGAAAGTTATGGCAATGTTTGAGAAGGCAGAGGATGAGTATAATGATTTGATGTCAAAGAAAAACATCATTGAG AATGACAAGTCAAAAATCAAGACAGTGATAGAAGAGTTGgatgagaagaagaaagagaccTTGAAAGTCACATGGCTTAAAGTAAACAA GGATTTTGGATCTATATTCAGTACACTTTTACCTGGCACAATGGCCAAACTTGATCCTCCTGAAGGTGGTACTTTTTTGGATGGTCTTGAAGTTCGGGTGGCATTTGGAACAGTTTGGAAACAATCTTTATCTGAACTTAGTGGAGGGCAACGGTCCCTCCTCGCTCTTAGTCTTATCCTGGCGCTACTTCTTTTCAAACCTGCACCACTTTATATATTAGATGAG GTTGATGCTGCCCTAGATCTGAGCcatacacaaaacattggtaGAATGATCAAGGCGCATTTTCCGCACTCCCAG TTCATAGTTGTCTCACTAAAAGAGGGCATGTTCAACAACGCAAATGTGATATTCCGAACGAAATTTGTTGATGGGGTGTCCACTGTGACACGAACGGTCCCTTCAAAGCAAAGATGA
- the LOC127760549 gene encoding peptidyl serine alpha-galactosyltransferase: MAAAAVAVVAALLLLWPSPVSSEAAAGEGRRLHTLFSVECGDYFDWQAVGLLHSLRKAGQPGGVTRLLSCAADQLPSYRGLRIGHTLQVPSYSRHPRTGDWYPAINKPAGVVHWLKHSVEANNVDWVVILDADQIVRGPIIPWELGAEKGKPVAAYYGYLKGCDNILAQLHTAHPEFCDKVGGILAMHIDDLRALAPLWLSKTEEVRQDKSHWSTNITGDIYGMGWISEMYGYSFGAAEVGLRHKINDDIMIYPGYTPRIGIDPLILHYGLPFKVGNWSFSKLEHHEDGIAYDCNRLFPPPPFPREVEMMESDPNVKRGLYLSIECINTLNEGLVLHHASVGCPKPQWSKYLSFLKSRRFSELTKPKHWNGQTIENRNIVQHVASLKEDHKLPKIHTLFSTECTPYFDWQTVGLMHSLRVSRQPGNITRLLSCSDEDLKNYKGHDLAPTHYVPSMNRHPLTGDWYPAINKPAAVLHWISHVETDAEFIVILDADMIMRGPITPWEYGAKLGHPVSTPYEYLIGCDNILAKIHTRNPSACDKVGGVIIMHIDDLRRFAMLWLHKTEEVRADKAHYATNITGDIYSSGWISEMYGYSFAAAELGLHHIIRRDILIYPGYVPVPEVHYKVFHYGLRFGVGNWSFDKADWRNVDVVNTCWAKFPEPPDPTTVMKEDQAARERDLLSIACGRALNKALYWHHKSRDCPRPSPVDGASKKFQKVTASNDLGGGNTEQSFIHNIKQKSHIDVAKLKPIERVAATISSVHRARRLARSSRICIIAVWAASIAVFLLVISMFFTDRRRSVSRSRISRSQKAHV, from the exons atggcggcggcagcggtggcggtggtcgcCGCGCTCCTGCTGCTCTGGCCGTCCCCGGTTTCGTCCGAGGctgcggcgggggaggggcggcggctgcACACGCTCTTCTCGGTGGAGTGCGGCGACTACTTCGACTGGCAGGCGGTGGGGCTCCTCCACAGCCTCCGCAAGGCGGGGCAGCCCGGCGGCGTCACCCGCCTCCTCAGCTGCGCCGCCGACCAGCTCCCCTCCTACCGCGGCCTCCGCATCGGCCACACCCTCCAGGTCCCCTCCTACAGCCGCCACCCACGAACCGGCGATTG GTACCCAGCCATCAATAAGCCTGCAGGGGTGGTGCATTGGTTGAAGCATAGTGTGGAGGCGAATAATGTTGATTGGGTTGTGATCTTGGATGCTGACCAAATTGTTCGTGGTCCCATCATTCCTTGGGAACTTGGCGCAGAAAAAGGCAAGCCTGTTGCTGCTTACTATGG GTATTTGAAGGGCTGTGATAATATCCTTGCCCAGTTGCACACTGCACACCCAGAATTTTGTGATAAAGTTGGTGGAattcttgcaatgcatattgATGACTTAAGGGCTCTCGCCCCTCTATGGCTTTCGAAGACCGAAGAAGTGAGGCAGGATAAGTCTCATTGGTCAACTAATATTACCGGTGATATATATGGAATGGGTTGGATCAGTGAGATGTATGGGTACTCATTTGGTGCTGCAGAA GTAGGTCTACGACACAAGATAAACGATGACATAATGATTTACCCAGGCTATACTCCAAGAATTGGAATTGATCCTCTTATTCTGCACTATGGTTTGCCATTTAAAGTTGGGAACTGGTCTTTCAGTAAGTTAGAACACCATGAGGATGGAATAGCTTATGATTGCAACCGTTTATTCCCTCCACCTCCTTTTCCTAGAGAG GTTGAGATGATGGAATCTGACCCGAACGTAAAGCGTGGATTATATCTAAGCATTGAATGCATTAACACCTTGAATGAAGGTCTTGTGTTGCATCATGCATCGGTTGGGTGTCCAAAACCACAATGGTCAAAATATCTGAGTTTCCTTAAGAGCAGACGGTTTTCAGAGCTTACAAAACCAAAGCATTGGAACGGTCAAACGATTGAAAATAGAAATATTGTGCAACATGTTGCATCCTTGAAAGAAGATCACAAGCTACCAAAAATACATACCCTTTTCTCTACTGAATGTACGCCATATTTTGACTGGCAAACTGTTGGACTCATGCACAGCCTTCGTGTAAGCAGACAACCTGGTAATATTACACGCTTATTGAGTTGTAGCGATGAGGACTTGAAGAACTATAAGGGCCACGACCTTGCTCCCACACATTATGTTCCATCCATGAACAGACATCCATTGACAGGGGACTG GTACCCTGCAATCAATAAACCAGCAGCAGTTCTCCATTGGATTAGCCATGTAGAGACGGATGCTGAATTCATTGTTATCTTGGATGCTGATATGATAATGAGAGGTCCCATTACACCATGGGAATATGGGGCAAAACTTGGACATCCAGTTTCAACTCCTTATGA ATATCTCATTGGTTGCGACAACATACTTGCAAAGATACACACTCGCAATCCGTCTGCATGTGACAAGGTTGGTGGTGTCATTATCATGCATATAGATGATCTCCGCCGTTTTGCCATGTTATGGCTGCACAAGACAGAGGAAGTTCGTGCTGACAAAGCTCACTATGCAACAAACATTACTGGTGACATATATTCGTCTGGCTGGATAAGCGAGATGTATGGTTACTCTTTTGCAGCAGCTGAG CTTGGCCTGCACCACATTATAAGGAGGGACATATTGATATATCCAGGCTATGTTCCTGTACCTGAAGTACATTACAAGGTTTTCCATTACGGGCTGAGATTTGGTGTTGGTAATTGGAGCTTTGACAAGGCTGACTGGAGAAATGTTGATGTGGTAAACACGTGCTGGGCCAAGTTCCCTGAACCACCTGACCCAACTACTGTCATGAAAGAAGATCAAGCTGCACGGGAGAGGGATCTTCTCAGCATCGCGTGTGGGAGGGCTTTGAACAAAGCTCTATATTGGCACCACAAGAGCAGAGATTGCCCTCGACCAAGCCCAGTTGATGGTGCCTCTAAGAAATTCCAGAAAGTCACAGCCTCCAACGATTTAGGAGGAGGAAACACGGAGCAGTCATTCATACATAACATTAAGCAAAAATCCCACATTGATGTGGCTAAGCTGAAGCCTATCGAAAGAGTTGCAGCCACTATATCATCTGTACATAGAGCAAGGAGGCTAGCTAGATCTTCAAGGATCTGCATAATTGCTGTCTGGGCAGCATCAATTGCAGTGTTCTTATTAGTGATCTCCATGTTTTTCACTGATCGAAGGAGAAGTGTTTCGAGATCGAGGATTTCCAGAAGCCAGAAGGCCCACGTCTGA